The Proteus vulgaris genome has a segment encoding these proteins:
- the dnaB_3 gene encoding DNA helicase → MSNQKQKLPPHSIHAEQAILGGLILDNERWDDISSIISADYFYSRPHKIIFSAIQSLFQQNKPVDLITLTESMEQQSILNQCGGFGYLAELSKNTPSSANIVAYAEHVANYSQKRQLLALGHELVTQASDVSSDLSGLLEQAEQRIFNITEQQRLDGNVDLPSSIETFLNELEQRCSNENLITGTPTGFEELNDMTCGFQPSDLILLAGRPSMGKTALGLTFCESALNECVDKTVQIYSLEMPTTQLLMRFTSMLGRIPLQHLRNGNMQDEDWARTSRAMNVLLEQWKGRLIIDDSSYMTPTILRSRVRKNIRKYGYPSLILIDYLQLMRCPNQENRTQEIAEISRSLKALAKEMGCPVVALSQLNRSLESRVDKRPNNGDLRDSGALEQDADLIMFIYRDEIYHPDSTEKGNAEIILGKQRNGPIGTVKVQYQANITRFEDRLSGHYAS, encoded by the coding sequence ATGAGTAATCAAAAACAGAAATTACCTCCTCATTCTATTCATGCCGAGCAAGCTATATTAGGTGGACTCATTCTTGATAATGAACGTTGGGATGATATTTCATCGATCATTTCTGCGGACTATTTTTACTCTCGCCCTCATAAAATTATTTTCTCTGCAATACAGTCATTATTTCAACAAAATAAACCTGTTGATTTAATTACATTAACTGAATCAATGGAACAGCAATCTATTTTAAATCAATGTGGTGGTTTTGGTTATCTCGCGGAACTTTCTAAAAATACACCTAGTTCAGCCAACATTGTGGCGTATGCAGAACATGTCGCCAATTACAGCCAAAAGCGTCAATTGCTGGCATTAGGACATGAACTTGTCACTCAAGCGAGTGATGTGAGTAGTGATTTATCTGGATTGTTAGAACAAGCAGAACAACGTATTTTTAATATTACTGAGCAACAACGTTTAGATGGCAATGTGGATCTCCCTTCATCAATTGAAACCTTTCTCAATGAACTAGAGCAACGTTGTAGCAATGAAAATCTGATCACGGGAACACCTACGGGATTTGAGGAATTAAATGATATGACCTGTGGTTTCCAGCCTAGCGATCTAATTTTATTGGCTGGTCGTCCATCAATGGGGAAAACTGCATTAGGTCTTACTTTCTGTGAAAGTGCATTGAATGAATGTGTTGATAAAACTGTACAAATTTATAGTTTAGAAATGCCAACCACGCAGTTATTAATGCGCTTTACATCCATGTTAGGGCGAATACCTTTACAACATTTGCGTAACGGCAATATGCAAGATGAAGATTGGGCGCGAACCAGCAGAGCAATGAATGTATTGCTTGAACAATGGAAAGGGCGATTAATTATTGATGATTCAAGTTATATGACACCAACAATATTGCGCTCTAGAGTTAGAAAAAATATTCGTAAATATGGTTATCCCTCTCTTATTTTAATTGATTATTTACAGCTTATGCGGTGCCCAAATCAAGAAAATCGCACTCAAGAAATCGCCGAAATTTCTCGTTCCCTTAAAGCATTAGCCAAAGAAATGGGATGCCCTGTTGTTGCCCTTTCTCAACTTAATCGCTCATTAGAAAGTCGAGTAGATAAACGCCCTAACAATGGTGATTTACGGGATTCAGGCGCATTAGAGCAAGATGCTGATTTGATCATGTTTATTTATCGAGATGAAATTTATCACCCTGATAGTACAGAAAAAGGGAACGCTGAAATTATTTTAGGGAAGCAACGTAATGGCCCTATCGGTACGGTAAAAGTGCAATATCAGGCAAATATCACACGTTTTGAAGATAGATTGAGTGGGCATTATGCAAGCTGA
- a CDS encoding integrating conjugative element, PFGI_1 class, ParB family protein, giving the protein MQAEKVISLDEKMLQRGRTPKQLASKSVLTISEMPMVLTLEQLRPNPDNPRTSRNPKYDDIKASIRARGLDSVPKVTKDPDCTDDIYIFSDGGNTRYAILTELYAETGDERFHSLQCIVKPWPGRLQCMIGHLAENDIRGELSFIDKAFGIKKTHTIYEEQLGREVSQRELSDLLKNTGYPVHHSNISRMFATIEYLYPWIPNLLNSGMGRPQITQLIALRTLAEKAWKTFTQKTKISPEQSFNDVFGQVCHSFDNAEYYSIELLKDDLINSLLEVIPEPTITYENWLIELSPKTQNSSSEIITSSIKDDDLQENSPIKQPEKSKAKKRKIKQESQSQVMSVVNELESVTDVWHISALHDDIEHLQDITFRLAFELAEVMGVESTIQENKSALSAGFSLSHNAQNGLFTALSGDESNATLAPFMDALIGNENSLGEPLFDDAYTMKFLRLIRIIRRLRELQRKNSAEINE; this is encoded by the coding sequence ATGCAAGCTGAAAAAGTAATTTCTTTAGATGAAAAAATGCTTCAACGAGGTAGAACACCTAAACAGTTAGCATCAAAAAGTGTATTAACGATAAGTGAAATGCCGATGGTGTTGACCTTAGAGCAACTTCGACCTAATCCCGATAATCCACGCACTTCACGTAATCCTAAATATGATGATATTAAGGCTTCAATTCGTGCTCGTGGTTTAGATTCTGTTCCTAAAGTCACCAAAGATCCTGATTGTACTGACGATATTTATATTTTTAGTGATGGGGGCAATACACGTTATGCCATTTTAACAGAACTCTATGCTGAAACTGGGGATGAACGTTTTCATTCACTTCAATGTATTGTGAAACCGTGGCCAGGTCGATTGCAATGTATGATTGGGCACCTTGCTGAAAATGATATTCGAGGTGAATTATCATTTATTGATAAGGCATTTGGCATAAAGAAAACACACACAATTTACGAGGAACAGTTAGGTCGTGAAGTAAGTCAACGGGAGCTATCTGATCTTCTCAAGAATACGGGATACCCGGTTCATCACTCCAATATCAGTCGAATGTTTGCAACAATTGAGTATCTTTATCCTTGGATCCCCAATTTACTGAATTCAGGGATGGGAAGACCACAAATTACGCAGTTAATAGCATTACGGACATTGGCTGAAAAAGCATGGAAAACCTTTACTCAAAAAACAAAGATATCACCAGAGCAAAGCTTTAATGATGTTTTTGGGCAAGTTTGTCACTCTTTTGATAACGCGGAATATTACTCAATAGAACTTCTAAAAGATGATTTGATTAACTCATTATTAGAGGTTATTCCTGAACCTACTATTACTTATGAGAATTGGTTGATTGAGCTATCGCCTAAAACTCAGAACTCCTCTTCGGAGATTATAACCTCGTCAATTAAGGATGATGATCTCCAAGAAAACTCGCCTATTAAGCAACCTGAAAAATCGAAAGCTAAAAAACGAAAGATAAAACAAGAGTCTCAATCTCAAGTTATGTCAGTTGTAAACGAATTAGAGTCTGTCACAGATGTCTGGCATATCTCTGCATTACACGATGATATTGAACATCTTCAAGATATTACCTTTCGTTTAGCGTTTGAACTTGCTGAAGTGATGGGTGTTGAATCTACCATTCAAGAAAATAAGTCAGCCTTAAGTGCAGGATTTTCGCTTTCACACAATGCTCAAAATGGACTTTTTACTGCTTTAAGTGGTGATGAATCGAACGCAACTTTAGCGCCATTTATGGACGCATTAATAGGAAATGAGAACTCACTTGGTGAGCCGTTGTTTGATGATGCTTATACGATGAAATTTCTGCGATTGATTAGGATTATTCGACGATTACGCGAATTACAACGAAAAAATTCTGCTGAGATAAATGAATGA
- a CDS encoding Protein of uncharacterised function (DUF2857) yields the protein MNALLTEIVMKLKAGKIRHIESIGLTLDEIQALDKLTVEDLYYLVNTPVPFLTLNINHCNLNTMLKQARQEQKRIKYINRALALQGSIELMQHFFGLTAIEVSSRRRLVGIVAKQGRNINPTEEQELLVWQQWKIAEIQNIDSLEALEVMMDIAEQQKIPLAVVWSLTKEWSAI from the coding sequence ATGAATGCACTATTAACGGAAATCGTGATGAAACTAAAAGCAGGAAAAATTCGTCACATTGAATCAATAGGATTAACACTGGATGAGATCCAAGCGCTTGATAAATTGACAGTAGAAGATCTCTATTATCTTGTGAATACTCCAGTGCCATTTTTGACGTTAAATATCAATCATTGCAATCTTAACACAATGTTGAAGCAAGCTCGTCAAGAGCAAAAACGGATCAAATATATTAATCGAGCATTAGCATTACAGGGTTCTATTGAGTTAATGCAGCACTTTTTTGGGCTTACTGCGATTGAGGTAAGTTCTCGACGTCGATTGGTAGGCATTGTTGCTAAACAAGGGCGCAACATCAATCCAACAGAAGAACAAGAACTATTGGTCTGGCAACAATGGAAAATAGCAGAAATCCAGAATATTGATTCATTAGAGGCTTTAGAAGTGATGATGGATATTGCTGAGCAACAAAAAATTCCACTTGCGGTCGTCTGGTCATTAACTAAAGAGTGGAGTGCTATTTAA
- a CDS encoding Rhs family protein — protein MYYNRFRYYDKDTGQYISPDPIGLLGGFNPYGYVHCPTGWVDPLGLLGCKVTIGDKKTHDIVLTLTKSEYKEAFGHASDVITKSGNNIFTIDRTGAAKRRRQSLQDYPTKTGFDRDEFPMAMFKEGGEGASVRYISISDNRGAGSSISHALSPYPDGTKVKIVVE, from the coding sequence TTGTATTACAATCGCTTTCGCTACTATGATAAGGACACAGGGCAATATATTTCACCAGACCCCATAGGATTATTAGGAGGCTTTAATCCGTATGGGTATGTGCATTGTCCAACGGGGTGGGTTGATCCTCTGGGGCTATTAGGATGTAAAGTAACTATTGGTGATAAAAAAACTCACGATATAGTTTTAACATTAACAAAATCAGAATATAAAGAAGCTTTTGGCCACGCATCTGATGTCATAACTAAAAGTGGGAATAATATTTTTACAATTGATAGAACTGGTGCAGCTAAAAGAAGGCGTCAATCCCTTCAAGACTATCCAACTAAAACAGGATTTGATAGAGATGAGTTTCCTATGGCTATGTTTAAAGAAGGGGGGGAAGGAGCCAGTGTAAGGTATATTAGTATTAGCGATAATAGAGGGGCTGGTTCATCTATATCTCATGCATTATCTCCCTATCCTGATGGAACAAAGGTAAAAATTGTTGTTGAATAA
- the wapA_2 gene encoding Rhs family protein, whose product MTKKIVGNKNADYCVIATGPDVCQVGNVVVPFDSFQQLSAEKTYVSTVRVNGVPTLTVGSVIKGTQGNTGSGIISGTSLGRGNCVITSGSPTVRFCGQSAAFHGSDVLMNNNNVPGRLYSEEKARQKANEATEISAEAPPKKKRPEEMTYQELKRLMDDTYHEAELIGGENLPDTTIGAGKGFLNGLIGLVETVAKANAVSASYQMESQAYGPATWFMSEEGKQQYAETMTSLAHEMRKEENLPQFERLKYDNQAQESGALIEEVGEYVFLTKAAATLLQNGIKALPRLIRKDPPPPKEVTVITKPQGENSANIKPNKSCNNKAVCESDPVNVATGDFIQVWDVLSLSGLLPISLQRTYRSTGSSSGLFGPKWTDNWSIFLEIQSENIIYHNEEGAQITYPYTDNHLNIRNVYYPHVLLSGEIEANIGLFDNRTQLTHHFNHIDGSYRRLSAITDNNHQRIDFIYNEQHQLISVSRNGITALYLNYHSHQLNHITLANKVISQPLVTCQYDKQGYLSECNAYQQNHLWHEYTAEGFMSRWHDTDQTDYYLEYDKYGRAIKNSSPSGYWCGGFIYDDIHKMTTYFNNEGEQAYYYYNDAGLVTHAIDALGRETKTQWHNNQKISETNALGQTTSYLYHYDGNIAQITFPDERSIEYQYNTQGQLIEYVSPFGDKWQLTYDDKGNLTTVTDPQGRQQAYEYSQHGELLKAIQPNGAQWHYEYNQANQLIKSTNPYQHSSEYQSDELGRLLQVTNALNHTTRYQYSKEHDGVNGSLSDILLPDDIHQHIEYDSERRVVAVTDGEGKTTRYRYGPFDLLLATIRPDGTEIRFEYDSLTRLKKVINATGDVYSYERDKAGQIIREVDFAGREIQYRYDRLGRRIATRYPDNHELRYHYDETGLVTEQSIWLADDIEHKCLSTTTYQYNERLQLISATNPDSVVEFEYNDQGHLCCERINGQEITHQWDEEHDILTQTRFGERELHYVFGQLHELTSLQVNQHAPLQFSYNALGQEFLRQSQAGFANSSHYTATGLLAHQRAGRGTESFLQSLHDNPLQPPISTDVHRGYQYDKAFNLVNIEDARWNRTQYRYNANDQIIETQYSNQFERQSEKFQYDNNLNITEHQFIPSDAHGAFLQLAQQQQKGRVTRRITAKGYQDYHYDINGRLTQKVVHQHGFRAKTWYYQWNTLNQLIACFNPEGECWRYTYDAFGRRLSKSKVVDNRPISPPNSPFKNKRIQRVDYLWSGDQMVQETPIYADGTPAYDAQIQWLYQPGKITPTARYQRGKLHYVVTDHQGTPREIFSEKGIVSWAGRLNTWGQMVFLAIS is encoded by the coding sequence ATGACAAAAAAAATCGTCGGGAATAAAAATGCCGATTACTGCGTTATCGCCACAGGTCCTGATGTTTGCCAAGTCGGCAATGTTGTTGTTCCTTTTGACAGCTTTCAGCAACTCAGTGCAGAAAAAACCTATGTTTCCACGGTACGCGTGAATGGTGTACCGACATTAACCGTGGGAAGTGTGATTAAAGGAACACAAGGAAATACGGGCTCTGGCATTATTTCGGGCACCAGTTTAGGGCGTGGGAACTGCGTTATTACTAGTGGCTCACCAACCGTGCGTTTTTGTGGACAATCGGCGGCTTTTCATGGCTCTGACGTCTTGATGAACAATAATAATGTACCAGGTCGCCTCTATTCTGAAGAAAAAGCCCGACAAAAAGCCAATGAAGCTACCGAGATTTCTGCTGAAGCACCGCCTAAAAAAAAACGTCCAGAGGAGATGACCTATCAAGAACTGAAGCGCTTGATGGACGATACATATCATGAAGCAGAATTAATTGGTGGAGAAAACTTACCAGATACCACCATAGGTGCAGGAAAAGGCTTTTTAAATGGTTTAATTGGTTTGGTTGAAACCGTTGCCAAAGCCAATGCCGTCAGTGCCTCCTATCAAATGGAATCGCAAGCCTATGGTCCAGCAACATGGTTTATGTCAGAAGAAGGAAAACAACAATACGCAGAGACAATGACGTCACTTGCTCATGAAATGCGCAAAGAGGAAAACTTACCCCAATTTGAACGGCTAAAGTACGACAACCAAGCACAAGAATCAGGCGCCTTAATAGAAGAAGTGGGTGAATACGTTTTTCTCACTAAAGCGGCAGCGACCTTATTGCAAAATGGCATTAAAGCATTACCTCGACTCATTAGAAAAGATCCACCTCCGCCGAAAGAAGTCACGGTAATAACAAAACCGCAAGGCGAAAACAGTGCCAATATAAAACCCAATAAATCCTGCAATAATAAAGCGGTCTGTGAATCCGATCCTGTGAACGTTGCCACAGGCGATTTTATTCAAGTTTGGGATGTGCTCTCCCTTTCAGGGCTTTTACCCATTTCATTACAACGAACCTATCGTTCCACAGGCTCCTCCTCTGGATTATTTGGCCCCAAATGGACAGATAACTGGTCGATATTCTTAGAAATTCAATCAGAGAATATTATTTATCACAATGAGGAAGGGGCACAAATCACCTATCCTTATACGGATAATCACCTCAATATCCGTAATGTTTATTATCCCCATGTTCTACTCTCTGGTGAGATAGAAGCTAACATTGGTTTATTCGATAATCGCACCCAGTTGACGCATCATTTCAACCATATCGATGGTTCTTATCGACGTCTCTCTGCCATTACAGATAATAATCATCAACGCATTGATTTTATTTACAACGAACAACACCAATTAATCTCTGTATCGCGTAATGGTATTACTGCGCTTTATTTGAATTACCATTCTCATCAATTAAACCATATCACCTTAGCTAATAAGGTTATCTCTCAGCCTTTAGTGACTTGTCAGTATGATAAACAAGGTTATTTAAGTGAATGTAATGCCTACCAGCAAAATCACTTATGGCATGAATATACTGCCGAAGGTTTTATGTCTCGTTGGCATGATACAGATCAAACGGATTATTACCTCGAATATGACAAATACGGCAGAGCGATAAAAAACAGCTCACCCTCCGGCTATTGGTGTGGTGGTTTTATTTATGATGATATTCATAAGATGACCACCTATTTCAACAATGAAGGTGAGCAAGCTTACTATTATTATAATGATGCCGGTCTCGTTACACATGCGATTGATGCATTAGGGCGTGAAACCAAAACACAGTGGCATAATAATCAAAAAATAAGTGAAACCAATGCATTAGGGCAAACGACGTCTTATCTCTATCATTATGATGGCAATATTGCGCAAATTACCTTTCCTGATGAGCGATCCATTGAGTATCAATATAATACTCAAGGTCAGTTGATAGAATATGTCTCCCCCTTTGGTGATAAATGGCAACTCACCTACGACGATAAAGGTAATTTAACCACAGTTACCGATCCACAAGGTCGCCAACAAGCCTATGAATACAGTCAACATGGTGAACTACTTAAAGCTATTCAGCCGAATGGTGCGCAGTGGCACTATGAATATAACCAAGCGAATCAATTAATAAAAAGCACCAACCCTTATCAACATAGCTCGGAATACCAAAGTGATGAGCTAGGTCGATTACTGCAAGTCACCAATGCACTAAACCACACCACTCGCTATCAATACAGTAAAGAGCATGATGGTGTTAACGGCAGTCTCAGCGATATTTTATTGCCTGATGATATCCATCAACATATTGAATATGACAGCGAACGCCGAGTTGTTGCTGTCACCGATGGCGAAGGCAAAACCACGCGCTATCGCTATGGCCCCTTTGATTTATTACTCGCTACAATACGCCCTGATGGGACGGAAATTCGCTTTGAATATGACTCACTCACTCGACTCAAAAAAGTCATCAACGCCACCGGTGATGTCTATTCTTATGAGCGTGATAAAGCCGGTCAAATCATTCGTGAAGTGGATTTTGCTGGACGTGAAATTCAATATCGCTATGACCGCTTAGGGCGACGTATTGCGACTCGTTATCCTGATAATCATGAACTCCGTTATCATTATGATGAGACAGGATTAGTCACCGAACAAAGCATTTGGCTTGCTGATGATATTGAGCATAAATGCCTTTCTACAACCACGTATCAATACAATGAACGTTTGCAACTTATTAGTGCCACCAATCCTGATTCGGTGGTGGAATTTGAGTATAACGACCAAGGACATTTATGTTGCGAGCGTATTAATGGACAAGAGATTACGCATCAATGGGATGAGGAGCACGATATTCTCACCCAAACCCGCTTTGGTGAGCGTGAACTCCATTATGTTTTTGGTCAACTTCATGAACTGACCTCACTGCAAGTCAATCAACATGCACCCTTACAATTTAGTTATAACGCACTGGGGCAAGAGTTTTTACGCCAAAGCCAAGCGGGTTTTGCCAACTCTAGCCATTACACCGCCACCGGATTATTAGCCCATCAACGTGCAGGACGAGGAACGGAGTCCTTTTTACAGTCATTACACGATAATCCGCTTCAACCACCTATTTCGACCGATGTTCATCGAGGCTATCAATACGATAAAGCCTTTAATCTGGTCAATATTGAGGATGCGCGTTGGAACCGCACACAATACCGCTATAACGCCAACGACCAAATTATTGAAACCCAATACAGCAACCAGTTTGAACGCCAAAGCGAGAAGTTTCAGTACGATAACAATCTCAATATCACAGAGCATCAGTTTATTCCATCTGATGCGCATGGTGCGTTTTTACAACTGGCGCAGCAGCAACAAAAAGGCCGTGTCACTCGCCGTATCACCGCCAAAGGTTATCAAGACTATCACTACGACATTAATGGTCGATTAACGCAAAAAGTGGTTCATCAACACGGTTTTCGAGCAAAAACGTGGTATTACCAATGGAATACGCTTAACCAACTTATCGCCTGTTTTAATCCAGAAGGGGAATGCTGGCGCTACACTTACGATGCTTTTGGGCGACGCCTCAGTAAAAGTAAGGTAGTCGATAATCGCCCTATTTCACCGCCCAATTCACCGTTTAAAAATAAACGTATTCAGCGTGTTGATTACCTGTGGTCTGGCGACCAGATGGTGCAGGAAACTCCGATTTATGCCGATGGCACACCCGCTTATGACGCTCAAATCCAGTGGCTCTATCAACCCGGTAAAATTACTCCCACTGCCCGTTATCAACGTGGAAAACTGCATTATGTCGTCACTGACCATCAAGGCACGCCACGAGAAATCTTTAGTGAAAAAGGGATTGTCAGCTGGGCTGGAAGGTTAAATACCTGGGGGCAAATGGTGTTTTTGGCAATCTCATGA
- a CDS encoding VgrG-like protein has product MGRFQEDAQGAPLTAIRFEQLRNDSRVGRASTNCFALMPGKIFSLSNHPSLMMNDNWQVIQVSHHGVQPLADNSGGEGTQLSNSVEFIPGTQEWRPPHHYKPTADGDEVATVVGPPGEEIYVNEVGAVKVYFHWDRYGKPDHSASCWVRVAMGWSGNGYGFSAVPRIGQEVIVSYLNGDIDRPIITGCTYNGRNAPPLKFPENMTRTTIKTKTHKGDGFNELRFEDAGGKQEIFIHAQKDMNTVVLNNRTTHVLNSHAEIIDKNQEMQVKGNRTETIKENNTETVGQHKKISVGNTLAIDAGDALELRCGASVLRMDSAGHITINGTEFSFEASGPVQITGKDVDIN; this is encoded by the coding sequence ATGGGACGCTTTCAAGAAGATGCACAAGGTGCCCCTTTAACTGCCATTCGTTTTGAACAACTGCGCAACGACAGTCGTGTTGGACGTGCCAGCACCAACTGTTTTGCCTTAATGCCGGGCAAGATTTTCTCGCTGAGCAATCACCCTAGTTTAATGATGAATGATAACTGGCAAGTTATTCAAGTTTCGCATCATGGCGTGCAGCCGTTAGCGGATAACAGCGGTGGCGAAGGTACACAGCTTTCTAATAGCGTCGAATTTATTCCCGGCACACAAGAATGGCGACCACCGCATCATTACAAACCGACGGCGGATGGCGATGAAGTTGCCACGGTGGTAGGCCCTCCGGGTGAAGAAATTTACGTCAACGAAGTGGGTGCAGTAAAAGTCTATTTTCATTGGGATCGCTATGGCAAGCCCGATCACAGTGCCTCGTGCTGGGTGCGTGTGGCAATGGGTTGGAGTGGCAATGGCTATGGTTTTTCTGCTGTACCGCGTATCGGGCAAGAGGTGATTGTCTCTTATTTAAATGGCGATATTGATAGACCGATTATCACAGGGTGCACCTATAACGGTCGCAACGCCCCCCCACTGAAATTTCCTGAAAATATGACTCGCACAACAATCAAAACTAAAACTCATAAAGGCGATGGTTTTAACGAACTGCGCTTTGAAGATGCCGGTGGCAAGCAAGAGATTTTTATTCATGCACAGAAGGATATGAATACGGTGGTGCTCAACAATCGCACCACACATGTACTTAATAGCCACGCTGAGATCATAGATAAAAATCAAGAGATGCAGGTAAAAGGTAATCGCACAGAGACCATCAAGGAAAATAACACCGAAACCGTCGGTCAACATAAAAAAATCAGTGTGGGTAATACATTAGCCATCGATGCAGGCGATGCCCTTGAACTGCGTTGCGGTGCCAGCGTGTTAAGAATGGATAGTGCAGGCCATATCACCATTAATGGGACGGAATTTAGTTTTGAAGCCTCAGGTCCGGTGCAGATCACAGGCAAAGATGTCGATATCAACTAG
- a CDS encoding VgrG-like protein, giving the protein MFAKDKKNNLTSQLGGLKKKALNKAQDLAIAKATSTLSASTQQTLATAQTAQQGLSQASSMASQASSLIPGGGFAGGINNDDVPGLTFSEGLAKNKAYAQLLDSLLGAVSPSGLVFTCQIAGLPESTFQVTEFNLNEGLSRLFSLSISAVTTLPFIDFQSLLGVASSLTVKRNGKEVRTVRGILAGAVQGNTDGVKTWYHFDIRPEMWVMTLNQDSRIFQHKKVPEILKTLLEEAHIKADSKFYRDDLHQKRPYTTQKRESAYAFWCRLAFEEGINFWFEENQLFYSDEHMGMTAGIHLTYNPQAESDITDSTATTWQYGEYLCVDETIQKDNNFIRPSYPLAHQAKLEKGGQHSVFESYGTLSRRCTRCPFNCHSF; this is encoded by the coding sequence ATGTTTGCGAAAGATAAAAAAAATAATCTCACCTCTCAGCTTGGTGGATTAAAAAAGAAGGCACTCAATAAAGCGCAGGATCTAGCTATTGCTAAAGCAACATCGACACTTTCGGCCTCTACTCAGCAAACGCTCGCTACAGCTCAAACGGCACAACAAGGGCTTTCTCAAGCCTCATCAATGGCCTCTCAAGCCTCATCGCTTATTCCCGGCGGCGGTTTTGCCGGTGGAATAAATAACGACGATGTACCGGGGCTTACCTTCTCTGAAGGGCTGGCTAAAAATAAAGCCTATGCGCAACTGTTAGATTCGCTATTAGGCGCGGTATCGCCTTCTGGTTTGGTTTTCACCTGCCAAATTGCTGGCTTACCGGAAAGCACCTTTCAAGTTACAGAATTTAATTTAAACGAAGGGTTATCACGTTTGTTTTCGCTGTCAATTAGCGCAGTCACGACTTTGCCTTTTATCGATTTTCAATCGCTATTGGGTGTGGCGTCCTCGTTAACCGTTAAGCGTAATGGCAAAGAAGTACGTACTGTACGTGGGATCTTAGCCGGTGCCGTGCAAGGCAATACCGACGGTGTAAAAACGTGGTATCACTTTGATATTCGCCCTGAAATGTGGGTGATGACCCTGAATCAAGACAGCCGTATTTTCCAGCATAAAAAAGTGCCTGAGATTTTAAAAACGCTGTTGGAAGAAGCCCATATCAAAGCAGACAGTAAATTCTATCGCGATGATTTACACCAAAAACGCCCCTATACCACACAAAAACGGGAATCTGCCTATGCATTTTGGTGCCGTTTAGCCTTTGAAGAAGGGATTAACTTTTGGTTTGAAGAGAACCAACTGTTTTATAGCGATGAACATATGGGCATGACGGCGGGCATTCACCTTACCTATAACCCGCAAGCTGAAAGCGATATTACAGATAGCACAGCGACCACATGGCAATACGGTGAATATCTCTGTGTGGATGAAACCATTCAAAAAGATAATAATTTTATTCGCCCTTCTTACCCATTAGCGCATCAAGCCAAACTAGAAAAAGGCGGTCAACATAGCGTGTTCGAAAGCTATGGGACGCTTTCAAGAAGATGCACAAGGTGCCCCTTTAACTGCCATTCGTTTTGA
- the idrA_2 gene encoding IdrA, with the protein MPTPCYISIEGKTQGNITAGAFTAESVGNIYVQGHEDEMLVQAFSHVVTVPTDPQSGQPSGQRAHKPFRFTVALNKAVPLLYNALASGEMLPKTTLKWYRTSVEGKQEHFFTTTLTDATIVNIDCQMPHCQDPAKSDFTQLIEVSLSYRKIDWEHTVAGTSGSDDWRAPLEG; encoded by the coding sequence ATGCCAACTCCATGCTATATCTCTATCGAAGGGAAAACCCAAGGTAACATCACTGCGGGTGCATTTACCGCAGAATCCGTCGGTAATATTTATGTTCAAGGCCACGAAGATGAAATGCTGGTGCAAGCATTCTCTCACGTAGTTACCGTGCCGACTGATCCACAATCGGGTCAACCTTCAGGTCAACGTGCCCATAAACCTTTCCGTTTTACGGTGGCATTAAATAAAGCGGTTCCTCTGCTGTATAACGCATTAGCCTCAGGCGAAATGCTGCCGAAAACCACCTTAAAATGGTATCGCACTTCGGTTGAAGGGAAACAAGAGCATTTCTTCACCACCACATTAACTGATGCGACTATCGTTAACATCGATTGCCAAATGCCACACTGCCAAGATCCGGCCAAATCTGACTTCACACAACTGATCGAAGTCTCCCTGTCTTACCGCAAAATTGACTGGGAACACACCGTTGCAGGCACATCTGGCTCTGACGACTGGCGCGCCCCTCTCGAAGGTTAA